Proteins co-encoded in one Sander vitreus isolate 19-12246 chromosome 9, sanVit1, whole genome shotgun sequence genomic window:
- the ano8b gene encoding anoctamin-8: MPDPGTAATGAAAAAAASGAAAAGEGTESSRHRHRAQQGDAERPEPGAAPSQTSSGVLDKLFGKRLLQAGRHIMSHKSWMKTVPTENCDVLMTFADTTDDHTLLWLLNHIRLGIPELIIQIRHHKHTRVYAFFVTATYENLLRGAEEIGLRKAVKPEFGGGTRNYSCDEDYIYENIESELCFFTSQERQSIIKHWLDNLRAKHGEVLHNINFLEGQPIIPELSARGVIQQVFPLHEQRILSQLMKSWVQAVCEKQPLDDICDYFGVKIAMYFAWLGFYTTSMLYPAVIGFVLWMLTESDQTSRDICCVVFALFNVVWATLFLERWKRRGAELAFKWGTLDTPAESLEEPRPQFRGVKRCSPVTGCEEFYYPPWRRRVFRWLVSLPICILCLCFVFMVMLICFELQEFVMGIKEMPRLARFIPKIMLAITVTACDEVYRKIACWLNDMENYRLQSAYEKNLIIKMVLFQFVNSYLSLFYIGFYLKDIERLKEMLATLLIIRQFLQNVKEVLQPYLYERHKLGELTLRAVWDLLLSVLLKYARLAAGKAQVSPTDQAMPGPGLRGTRPGLGQPDRREKKCLNGGCGVPDEEDGGERDEADSGRFSEGETEEESLIDCGLKLRKVSFIEKVDRRPVCSGPPMDTSFLEEGSPTMVEKGMDPASVFEMCDDDDDNGIHDVKESGGGATGVAEGINSGASASAAPLPSGSESSTSVRHRRRGRSIERPEPKTKRESWIDPPEERRESNTLTQAEMESCMQTYSDTFQDYQEMFVQFGYVVLFSSAFPLAAMCALINNLIEIRSDAFKLCTGLQRPFGIRVESIGQWQTAMEAMGLIAIIVNCYLIGQCGQLQRLFPWLSPEMAIISIVILEHFAILLKYVIHVAIPDIPTWVREEMAKLDYQRREAFKKHERQAQQHYQQLQRRKREEEERQRQAEHMARRERERDDSKGDSGDHHHDKSHSSKSRPGTGGGGGGSSGSDKPKRPSSLLANNNVMKLKQIIPLQSKFSSSGARSPQSPTGNEPKLPGFLSFKFLKSPENKKEGAAASAAATTAANTTATASSSSSSSGSSSQERSQSPSKAFNPGKLFNFGKSEGGACVNGAALHRPGEGSSSQTSDRQPSRSDLNGVPDEIPSPGGEGSENGHATDLDPAGSKV, encoded by the exons ataAGTTGTTTGGAAAGCGGCTGCTGCAGGCTGGGAGACACATCATGTCTCATAAGTCTTGGATGAAAACGGTGCCCACGGAGAACTGTGATGTCCTCATGACATTTGCAG ACACTACAGATGACCACACATTGCTATGGCTACTGAACCACATCCGGCTGGGAATCCCAGAGCTCATCATCCAAATACGACATCACAAGCACACACGAGTCTACGCATTCTTCGTCACTGCTACATATGAAAA TTTGTTGCGAGGTGCTGAGGAGATAGGGCTGAGGAAAGCTGTGAAGCCCGAATTTGGTGGAGGAACACGAAACTACTCCTGTGATGAGGACTACATCTATGAGAACATCGAGAGCGAGCTGTGTTTCTTTACTTCACAG GAGAGGCAGAGCATCATTAAACACTGGCTAGACAATCTACGTGCCAAACATGGGGAGGTGCTTCATAATATCAACTTCCTGGAGGGCCAGCCAATTA TCCCGGAGCTGAGTGCGCGAGGTGTGATCCAGCAGGTATTTCCTCTCCATGAGCAGAGGATCCTCAGTCAGCTGATGAAGTCCTGGGTCCAGGCTGTTTGTGAGAAACAACCTTTAG ATGATATCTGTGACTACTTTGGGGTGAAGATTGCCATGTATTTTGCCTGGCTGGGATTTTACACCACTTCTATGTTATATCCTGCTGTGATCGGCTTCGTGCTGTGGATGCTCACTGAGTCGGATCAG ACGAGCCGTGACATCTGCTGTGTGGTGTTTGCACTGTTCAACGTGGTGTGGGCCACTCTGTTTCTGGAGCGGTGGAAGAGGAGGGGGGCTGAGCTGGCATTCAAGTGGGGAACACTGGATACGCCGGCTGAATCCCTGGAGGAACCACGGCCTCAGTTCCGG GGAGTGAAGCGCTGCAGTCCCGTAACAGGATGTGAGGAGTTCTACTATCCTCCGTGGCGGAGGCGTGTATTCAGGTGGCTGGTCAGCCTGCCCATCTGTATCCTCTGTCTCTGCTTCGTCTTCATGGTCATGCTCATCTGCTTTGAGCTGCAG GAGTTTGTGATGGGGATCAAGGAAATGCCTCGGCTAGCTCGCTTCATCCCGAAAATCATGCTAGCTATCACTGTGACTGCATGTGACGAGGTGTACAGGAAAATCGCTTGCTGGCTCAATGACATGG AAAACTATAGACTCCAGAGTGCCTATGAGAAAAATCTCATCATCAAAATGGTTCTT TTTCAGTTTGTAAATTCTTATCTCAGCCTTTTTTACATTGGATTCTACCTCAAAGACATTGAGCGCCTGAAAGAG ATGCTGGCCACTCTGCTCATCATACGCCAGTTCCTTCAAAATGTGAAGGAGGTGCTGCAGCCTTATCTATATGAGCGCCACAAGCTGGGCGAGCTCACACTGCGAGCTGTGTGGGACCTGCTGCTCTCAGTGCTGCTGAAATACGCACGACTGGCAGCTGGAAAAGCCCAGGTCTCTCCCACCGACCAGGCCATGCCAGGACCTGGACTGAGGGGCACCAGGCCCGGGCTGGGGCAGCCAGATAGAAG GGAAAAGAAGTGTTTGAACGGGGGATGTGGGGTGCCTGATGAGGAGGATGGAGGTGAGAGGGACGAGGCTGACAGCGGGAGGTTCAGTGAAGGAGAGACTGAGGAGGAAAGTCTGATCGACTGTGGTTTAAAGCTGAGGAAAGTCAGCTTCATAGAGAAG gtGGACAGAAGGCCAGTCTGCAGTGGGCCCCCCATGGACACCAGTTTCCTGGAGGAGGGGAGCCCCACGATGGTGGAAAAAGGAATGGACCCTGCCTCTGTATTTGAAATGTGTGACGATGACGATGATAATGGCATCCACGATGTGAAGGAGTCAGGGGGGGGAGCGACAGGCGTGGCTGAGGGAATTAATTCTGGTGCCTCTGCCAGCGCTGCCCCGCTGCCTTCTGGGTCCGAGAGCAGCACATCAGTGCGACACAGGAGAAGAGGCAGGAGCATAGAGAGACCTGAGCCTAAGACAAAAAGGGAATCTTGGATCGACCCCCctgaagagagaagagagagcaacACGCTCACTCAGGCTGAGATGGAGAGCTGCATGCAGACTTATTCT GACACCTTCCAGGACTACCAAGAGATGTTTGTCCAGTTTGGCTACGTGGTGCTCTTCTCCTCAGCCTTCCCTCTGGCTGCCATGTGCGCTCTCATCAACAACCTCATTGAGATCCGCAGTGATGCCTTTAAGCTCTGCACCGGTCTGCAGAGGCCCTTTGGAATCAGAGTGGAGAGCATTGGCCAGTGGCAG ACTGCGATGGAAGCCATGGGCCTGATTGCCATCATAGTGAATTGTTACCTGATTGGTCAATGCGGTCAGCTACAGCGTCTCTTCCCGTGGCTCAGCCCCGAGATGGCCATCATCTCCATCGTCATCCTCGAG CATTTTGCCATCCTCCTGAAGTACGTCATCCATGTGGCCATCCCTGACATTCCTACATGGGTCCGAGAGGAGATGGCTAAACTGGATTATCAGCGCAGGGAGGCCTTTAAG AAGCACGAGCGGCAGGCGCAGCAGCATTACCAGCAgctgcagaggaggaagagggaggaggaggagaggcagaGGCAGGCGGAGCATATGGCCCGCAGGGAAAGGGAGCGGGATGACAGCAAGGGCGACTCTGGGGATCACCACCACGATAAAAGTCACAGCAGCAAATCGCGGCCTGGgaccggaggaggaggagggggcagcAGCGGGTCAGACAAACCCAAGAGGCCCAGCTCTCTGTTGGCCAACAATAACGTGATGAAGCTGAAACAGATCATCCCGCTGCAGAGCAAGTTCTCCTCGAGTGGCGCTCGCTCCCCTCAATCCCCCACCGGAAATGAGCCGAAGCTGCCCGGGTTCCTGAGCTTTAAATTCCTCAAGTCACCTGAGAATAAGAAGGAAGGTGCTGCGGCTTCTGCGGCTGCCACCACAGCTGCTAACACCACAGctacagcatcatcatcatcttcatcatcaggTAGCAGCTCTCAGGAGCGTTCTCAGTCACCCAGCAAAGCCTTCAACCCTGGGAAACTGTTTAACTTCGGGAAATCTGAGGGGGGAGCGTGTGTGAACGGGGCTGCGCTGCACAGACCTGGGGAAGGATCATCATCACAGACGTCAGACAGACAACCATCCAGGTCTGACTTGAACGGTGTTCCAGACGAGATCCCCTCGCCTGGAGGGGAAGGGTCAGAGAACGGACATGCAACAGACTTGGACCCGGCTGGCTCTAAAGTCTAG
- the dda1 gene encoding DET1- and DDB1-associated protein 1, which yields MEKADFLKGLPVYNKSNFSRFHADSVCKASNRRPSVYLPTREYPSEQIIVTEKTNILLRYLHQQWDKKNAAKKREQEQGEGDSPAPPRKIARTDSQEMNEDS from the exons ATGGAGAAG GCTGATTTCTTGAAAGGACTTCCCGTCTACAATAAGAGCAACTTCAGCAGGTTTCATGCAGACTCCGTTTGTAAAGCATCT AATCGGAGGCCCTCTGTGTACCTTCCAACACGAGAATACCCCTCTGAACAGA TTATTGTAACAGAGAAAACCAACATTCTCCTGCGTTACCTCCATCAGCAGTGGGACAAAAAG AATGCAGCAAAGAAAAGGGAACAGGAACAAGGTGAGGGTGACAGTCCGGCACCCCCAAGGAAGATTGCAAGGACAGATAGCCAAGAGATGAATGAGGActcataa